The following coding sequences are from one Paenibacillus sp. FSL R5-0912 window:
- the aroE gene encoding shikimate dehydrogenase, translating into MAETGLNGKDGHPELLLGVMGDPIAQSKSPLMHGAALKALGLSGAYVPLHITPDKLGDAVQAVRTLGFRGVNVTIPHKVAVMDYLDKLDASAVDVGAVNTIVNDKGVLTGFNTDGIGYVRSLKAEVAPELAGTRILVIGAGGAARGIVSALLQEHPASILIANRNEERAHQLADGFRNRGSVAGTGIEAIPSVIGNMDIVINTTSVGMFPHMEEMPIDPAWLHEGMIVSDLIYNPLQTRLLTESQQRGCIIHGGLGMFVYQGAYALEYWTGLPAPVDIMRQTIVDCLGGSAGEMISSK; encoded by the coding sequence ATGGCTGAGACAGGCCTGAATGGTAAGGATGGACACCCGGAGCTTCTGCTGGGCGTAATGGGCGACCCGATCGCCCAGTCCAAATCTCCGCTGATGCACGGTGCGGCGCTGAAGGCGCTTGGACTCTCCGGCGCTTATGTGCCGCTGCATATCACTCCGGACAAGCTGGGGGATGCCGTGCAGGCGGTCAGGACCCTCGGCTTCCGCGGGGTGAATGTAACCATTCCGCACAAGGTTGCGGTGATGGACTATCTGGATAAGCTGGATGCCAGCGCGGTGGATGTCGGTGCGGTCAACACGATTGTTAATGACAAAGGTGTGCTGACCGGCTTCAATACGGATGGAATCGGATATGTCCGTTCGCTCAAGGCGGAGGTTGCGCCCGAACTCGCAGGCACCCGTATTCTGGTGATTGGAGCCGGCGGGGCGGCCAGGGGCATTGTCTCAGCCCTGCTGCAGGAGCATCCCGCTTCTATCTTAATCGCCAACCGTAACGAGGAGCGTGCCCATCAGCTGGCAGACGGCTTCCGGAATAGAGGGAGCGTAGCCGGAACGGGTATTGAAGCCATTCCTTCCGTCATCGGCAACATGGATATTGTGATCAATACGACCTCAGTAGGCATGTTCCCCCACATGGAGGAGATGCCGATAGATCCGGCTTGGCTTCATGAAGGAATGATTGTAAGCGATCTGATATACAATCCGCTGCAAACCCGGCTGCTTACGGAGAGCCAGCAGCGGGGCTGCATCATTCACGGAGGGCTGGGAATGTTCGTCTACCAGGGTGCCTATGCGCTGGAGTACTGGACAGGACTCCCAGCACCCGTAGATATCATGCGGCAGACTATTGTGGATTGCCTCGGCGGGAGTGCCGGGGAAATGATTTCGTCCAAGTAA
- the yhbY gene encoding ribosome assembly RNA-binding protein YhbY, giving the protein MLTGKQKRYLRSLAHHLDAVFQVGKGGVNDHLIRHIEEAIEKRELMKISVLNNNAEDPKEIGAALAEQSGSELVQVIGKTIVLYKESRDNKTIELPR; this is encoded by the coding sequence ATGTTAACTGGTAAACAAAAACGCTATCTCCGCTCTTTGGCCCATCATCTGGATGCTGTATTCCAGGTCGGCAAAGGCGGCGTCAATGATCATCTGATCCGTCACATTGAAGAAGCTATTGAGAAACGCGAGCTGATGAAGATCAGTGTGCTGAATAACAATGCCGAAGATCCTAAGGAAATTGGTGCCGCGCTTGCCGAGCAGTCCGGTTCGGAGCTTGTTCAGGTGATCGGCAAAACGATCGTTCTGTACAAGGAATCACGTGATAACAAAACGATTGAGCTGCCCCGCTAA
- a CDS encoding nicotinate-nucleotide adenylyltransferase, producing the protein MKVGIMGGTFDPLHIGHMMAAETARESYGLHEVWFMPSHIPPHKHEAGATGEDRLSMVQEAVKDHPSFGILDWEVVRGGVSYTLETVISLQEEYPQHEFFFIVGADMVQYLPKWQGIEELVQRLTFIGVGRPGTPLDLGLLPGFIAERVVLADMPLVDLSSTMLRARAAEGKSIRYMVPDAVFEYVQRSGLYGVQPRSAD; encoded by the coding sequence TTGAAAGTAGGAATAATGGGAGGAACCTTCGATCCTCTGCATATCGGCCATATGATGGCCGCGGAAACCGCGCGGGAGAGCTACGGTCTGCATGAGGTCTGGTTTATGCCTTCGCATATTCCGCCCCATAAGCATGAGGCCGGAGCAACGGGCGAGGACAGGCTGTCTATGGTCCAGGAAGCGGTTAAGGACCATCCCTCATTTGGCATCCTCGACTGGGAAGTGGTCAGAGGCGGAGTGTCCTATACCCTGGAAACGGTGATCAGCCTGCAGGAGGAATATCCGCAGCATGAATTCTTTTTCATTGTCGGAGCGGATATGGTTCAGTATTTGCCCAAGTGGCAGGGGATAGAGGAACTGGTACAGAGACTGACCTTCATCGGTGTCGGCCGGCCGGGGACTCCGCTTGATCTTGGTCTGCTGCCCGGTTTCATTGCGGAGCGGGTAGTGCTGGCGGATATGCCGCTGGTGGACCTCTCCTCTACAATGCTCAGAGCCCGGGCTGCCGAAGGGAAATCCATCCGCTATATGGTGCCGGACGCAGTCTTTGAATATGTTCAAAGGAGTGGATTGTATGGGGTACAGCCGCGAAGCGCTGATTGA
- the yqeK gene encoding bis(5'-nucleosyl)-tetraphosphatase (symmetrical) YqeK codes for MGYSREALIEAVSDQMPDKRWKHTLGVMESSVKLAQRYGADPERAETAAILHDVAKYWPVERMREIIEQNGLSTELLKYDKQLWHAEVGAFAAEHDYGITDTEVLNAIRYHTSGRENMSLLDKIVCLADYIEPGRDFPGVDEIRRLAKVSLEEGLIAGLDSTISLLLEKRRIVFPLTVLARNDLVRILEDKI; via the coding sequence ATGGGGTACAGCCGCGAAGCGCTGATTGAAGCGGTTTCTGACCAGATGCCGGACAAACGCTGGAAGCATACACTCGGCGTGATGGAATCCTCTGTGAAGCTGGCGCAGCGTTATGGCGCTGATCCTGAACGTGCCGAGACAGCGGCAATTCTGCATGATGTCGCCAAGTATTGGCCTGTAGAGCGGATGCGGGAGATCATTGAACAGAACGGGTTATCCACCGAGCTTTTGAAATACGACAAGCAGCTATGGCATGCCGAGGTGGGCGCTTTTGCCGCTGAGCATGATTATGGAATTACGGATACTGAGGTACTGAATGCCATCCGCTACCATACTTCAGGTCGGGAGAACATGAGCCTGCTGGACAAAATCGTCTGCCTGGCTGATTATATTGAGCCTGGGCGGGACTTCCCCGGTGTGGATGAGATACGCAGGCTGGCCAAGGTCAGCCTGGAGGAAGGGCTGATCGCAGGACTGGATTCCACGATCAGCCTGCTGCTGGAGAAGCGCCGGATCGTGTTCCCGCTTACGGTGCTGGCGCGCAACGATTTAGTAAGAATACTGGAGGATAAAATATGA
- the rsfS gene encoding ribosome silencing factor, with protein MSVQSNKLLELALNAVQDKKAMNVVALDLRSVSPISDYFIICHGNSDTQVQAIATEVRKVVHEAGGMIKGIEGMDAARWVLMDLGDVIVHVFHRDEREYYNIERLWSDAKVVETV; from the coding sequence ATGAGTGTACAATCAAACAAACTTCTGGAGCTGGCGCTGAATGCCGTTCAGGACAAAAAAGCAATGAACGTGGTGGCACTGGATCTGCGCAGCGTGTCGCCGATCAGTGATTATTTCATTATCTGCCACGGTAATTCGGATACCCAGGTGCAAGCGATTGCTACTGAGGTTCGCAAGGTAGTTCATGAAGCCGGAGGAATGATCAAAGGCATCGAAGGGATGGACGCAGCCCGCTGGGTACTGATGGATCTTGGGGATGTTATCGTCCATGTCTTCCACCGCGATGAACGCGAATATTACAACATCGAGCGTCTGTGGTCGGATGCCAAGGTTGTGGAAACGGTATGA
- a CDS encoding CvfB family protein, with product MSLIAGTTVMLEVMREVSPYGYFLSAGDQDIMLHYTELVGSKPKIGDKVEVFIFFDTEDRPAATMKKPYLTLGEMALLEVADIHPRLGCFLEMGLGRQLLLPIGELPELVELRPQIGDKVFAIMEHDKQGRLRAKLAGEQELAPLALPAPESWQGQTVTARVYKPLQMGTFVLVDAGVLGFGIIGMVHSSERSRLLRLGEMIEARVAHIREDGRVNLSMGHRKEVGRDVDSAALLDFLATRPGGGMPYSDATPPDIIKQRFGISKSAFKRALGKLMKEGLVTQKENWTYLAGKEEADSEPESDNQ from the coding sequence ATGAGTCTGATAGCTGGAACTACGGTTATGCTTGAAGTGATGCGGGAGGTATCCCCTTACGGATACTTCCTGAGCGCCGGTGACCAGGATATCATGCTTCACTACACCGAGCTGGTCGGCAGCAAGCCGAAGATCGGTGACAAGGTTGAAGTGTTCATCTTCTTCGATACCGAGGACCGTCCTGCAGCTACAATGAAGAAGCCTTACCTGACGCTGGGCGAAATGGCGCTGCTTGAAGTGGCCGATATTCATCCGCGTCTGGGCTGCTTCCTGGAGATGGGGCTTGGACGCCAGTTGCTCCTGCCCATTGGCGAGCTTCCGGAGCTGGTGGAGCTGCGTCCGCAGATCGGCGATAAAGTGTTCGCCATTATGGAGCATGACAAGCAGGGGCGTCTTCGTGCCAAGCTGGCCGGAGAGCAGGAGCTTGCGCCGCTGGCACTGCCCGCACCTGAATCATGGCAGGGACAGACTGTAACGGCGCGGGTGTATAAGCCGCTTCAGATGGGTACCTTTGTCCTTGTAGATGCAGGTGTCCTCGGCTTCGGCATCATCGGGATGGTTCATTCCTCTGAGCGCAGCCGGCTGCTGCGTCTGGGAGAAATGATTGAAGCACGGGTTGCCCATATCCGTGAGGATGGCCGCGTCAACCTCAGTATGGGCCACCGCAAGGAAGTAGGCCGTGATGTGGATTCAGCGGCACTGCTGGACTTCCTGGCTACCCGTCCGGGCGGCGGCATGCCGTATTCGGATGCAACGCCTCCGGATATTATCAAGCAGCGCTTCGGCATCAGCAAGTCAGCCTTCAAGCGTGCGCTGGGCAAGCTGATGAAGGAAGGCCTGGTTACCCAGAAAGAGAACTGGACCTATCTGGCCGGCAAGGAAGAGGCAGATTCGGAGCCTGAATCTGACAACCAATAG
- a CDS encoding class I SAM-dependent DNA methyltransferase: MSSYGKFAYVYDELMADMPYPDWLTFAETAWSKYGKPSTVAELGCGTGSLTIPLAAAGYHMTGIDLSSDMLAVAQRKLEQQPQGRRFLREGSVRWVRQNMKEWEMPEPVDSVISFCDCLNYVLEEQDVRDVFVCTYAGLKPGGTFLFDVHHPNTLTRYEEEQPFVQDEPNVSYIWTCELDVPRREIEHHLSIFAREEGRQDVYRRFEETHTQRAYDPDWMKQELLKAGFSDVKIYADFEWIEADDSAQRLFYVAVK; the protein is encoded by the coding sequence GTGTCCTCCTATGGGAAATTTGCTTATGTATACGATGAGCTGATGGCGGATATGCCATATCCGGATTGGCTGACCTTTGCGGAGACGGCATGGAGCAAATACGGCAAGCCGTCTACGGTAGCCGAACTCGGCTGCGGTACCGGCAGCCTGACCATTCCGCTGGCCGCGGCAGGTTATCATATGACGGGGATTGATCTCTCTTCGGACATGCTGGCGGTGGCACAGCGTAAGCTGGAGCAGCAGCCGCAGGGACGGCGTTTTTTACGGGAAGGCAGTGTACGCTGGGTTAGACAGAATATGAAGGAATGGGAGATGCCGGAGCCTGTAGATTCGGTTATTTCCTTCTGCGATTGCCTCAATTACGTACTGGAAGAACAGGATGTAAGGGACGTATTTGTCTGTACCTATGCCGGACTTAAGCCGGGCGGAACCTTCCTGTTCGATGTACATCATCCGAATACGCTGACGCGCTACGAGGAAGAACAGCCCTTCGTGCAGGATGAGCCGAACGTATCGTACATCTGGACCTGTGAGCTGGACGTACCGCGCCGGGAGATTGAGCATCACCTGTCCATCTTCGCCCGTGAAGAGGGCCGCCAGGATGTGTACCGGCGTTTTGAAGAGACGCATACCCAGCGCGCCTATGATCCGGACTGGATGAAACAGGAACTGCTGAAGGCCGGTTTCAGCGATGTTAAGATCTATGCGGACTTCGAGTGGATCGAAGCTGACGATTCCGCCCAGCGGCTGTTTTATGTAGCTGTGAAATAA
- a CDS encoding ArsR/SmtB family transcription factor, with protein MIYIKDLMSGIDIFKALSSEIRIQILELLATNQALNLNEIAKKLNLSNGAITMHIKKLEESGLIEINTSVGKHGIQKVCYLNKDKLMVDLRSKDVDNLYEVEIQVGHYSNYQAVPTCGLATKDSIIGDFDEPRYFADPQRIDSEIIWMAEGFLEYRIPNYLKANQTFREIQFSMEIGSEAPGFNDNYPSDLYFYVNGIEIGFWTSPGDFGDARGTFNPDWWPPHLNQYGMLKLIRINNEGSFIDGCRISDITLDDIKLDYKSELTFRIAVTDKPVNKRGLTIYGKHFGNYSQDLLARVLYNVHEVEAPSSRVTTAGAVD; from the coding sequence ATGATTTATATCAAAGATCTGATGAGCGGGATTGATATTTTCAAGGCGCTCAGCTCCGAAATCCGCATCCAGATTCTCGAACTGCTGGCCACGAATCAGGCGCTGAACCTCAATGAAATTGCCAAGAAGCTTAATCTCAGCAATGGTGCAATTACGATGCATATCAAGAAGCTGGAGGAAAGCGGCCTAATCGAGATTAATACCTCAGTAGGCAAGCATGGGATCCAGAAGGTCTGCTATCTGAATAAAGATAAGCTGATGGTAGATCTGCGCAGCAAGGATGTTGACAATCTGTACGAGGTCGAAATTCAGGTAGGCCACTACAGCAATTATCAGGCTGTCCCTACCTGCGGACTGGCAACCAAAGACAGCATTATCGGCGACTTCGACGAGCCGCGTTACTTCGCCGATCCGCAGCGGATTGATTCCGAGATTATCTGGATGGCCGAAGGATTCCTGGAATACCGGATCCCTAATTATCTCAAAGCGAACCAGACCTTCCGGGAGATCCAGTTCTCCATGGAAATCGGCTCTGAAGCACCAGGCTTCAACGATAATTATCCTTCCGACCTGTATTTCTATGTAAACGGGATTGAGATCGGTTTCTGGACCAGTCCCGGAGACTTCGGTGATGCCCGCGGCACCTTCAATCCTGACTGGTGGCCTCCTCACCTCAATCAGTACGGAATGCTGAAGCTGATCCGGATCAATAATGAGGGAAGCTTCATTGACGGCTGCCGCATCTCGGATATTACCCTCGATGATATCAAGCTGGATTACAAAAGCGAGCTGACCTTCCGCATTGCCGTCACCGACAAGCCGGTGAACAAACGCGGCTTAACCATTTACGGCAAGCATTTCGGCAATTATAGCCAGGATTTGCTGGCTCGTGTGCTCTACAATGTTCATGAGGTTGAAGCTCCTTCCAGCCGTGTAACCACGGCGGGGGCCGTGGACTGA